The Streptomyces luteogriseus genome includes a window with the following:
- a CDS encoding maleylpyruvate isomerase family mycothiol-dependent enzyme — translation MIDHAHDLASVRDATERLLTAVGTLDNASVTHPSRLPGWSRGHVLAHLARNADALVNVLEGRPMYVSGEARDADIERDAPRGLDVQLADLRESAARFQKAGDAPADWARTVELRNGVTDSASRVPFRRWVEVELHHVDLGIGYELEDLPAEFTEREIDFLADRFAGHPDVPPARLTDGTRAWRTGRDAEGGPEVTVTGSPADLLGWLAGRRTGAALKVDGGPLPALPPL, via the coding sequence ATGATTGATCACGCTCATGACCTGGCGTCTGTACGTGACGCGACGGAACGGCTGCTGACCGCAGTCGGCACACTGGACAACGCGTCTGTGACCCACCCGTCACGGCTGCCCGGCTGGAGCCGCGGCCATGTCCTCGCCCACCTCGCCCGCAACGCGGACGCCCTCGTGAACGTACTCGAGGGGCGACCCATGTACGTCTCCGGCGAGGCCCGGGACGCCGACATCGAGCGGGACGCCCCGCGCGGCCTCGACGTCCAGCTCGCCGATCTGCGCGAGAGCGCGGCCCGCTTCCAGAAGGCCGGGGACGCCCCGGCGGACTGGGCGCGCACGGTGGAACTGCGCAACGGGGTCACGGACTCCGCGTCCCGGGTGCCGTTCCGGCGATGGGTCGAGGTGGAGCTGCATCACGTGGACCTGGGCATCGGATACGAGCTGGAGGACCTTCCGGCGGAGTTCACCGAGCGCGAGATCGACTTCCTGGCCGACCGGTTCGCCGGGCACCCGGACGTACCGCCCGCGCGCCTCACCGACGGCACGCGCGCGTGGCGCACCGGACGGGACGCGGAGGGCGGACCGGAGGTGACCGTCACGGGCTCCCCGGCGGACCTGCTGGGCTGGCTCGCCGGCCGCCGGACCGGGGCCGCGCTGAAGGTGGACGGGGGCCCGCTCCCGGCGTTGCCCCCGCTGTAG
- a CDS encoding S66 family peptidase has translation MTSPACPPKPSPGDRIAVISPSSGLPGLFPLPYKLGLERLRKGFGLEPVEYPATRTMGSTPRERAADIHAAFADPEIKAVIASIGGDDQITVLPYLDRELIRTNPKPFFGMSDNTNLLAFLRTCGIVGFHGGSVMSELGRPGAMHPQTAESLRAALFTPGPYELRPAERWRDIDRDWADPATFDAEPETRPGSGWTWVNPGRVIEGRSWGGCLEILAWLLMADREIARDLSEYDGGVLLLETSEDMPSATEVFHTLRNMGERGLLGRFPALLMGRPKTWSFEQPNTPEQAARYAADQREAVLRAMRTYAPDATIVFDVDFGHTDPQLVIPYGGTVRVDGPARRITVTY, from the coding sequence CTGACCAGCCCGGCCTGTCCGCCGAAGCCGTCCCCCGGTGACCGCATCGCCGTCATCTCGCCCTCCTCCGGTCTGCCGGGGCTCTTCCCGCTCCCCTACAAGCTGGGCCTGGAGCGGCTGCGGAAGGGGTTCGGGCTGGAGCCGGTCGAGTATCCGGCGACCCGCACGATGGGTTCCACGCCCCGGGAGCGGGCGGCCGACATCCACGCCGCCTTCGCCGACCCGGAGATCAAGGCCGTCATCGCGTCGATCGGCGGGGACGACCAGATCACCGTGCTGCCTTACCTGGACCGGGAGTTGATCCGGACCAACCCGAAGCCGTTCTTCGGAATGAGCGACAACACGAACCTGCTCGCTTTCCTGCGCACCTGCGGCATCGTCGGCTTCCACGGCGGGAGCGTGATGAGCGAACTGGGCCGCCCCGGCGCCATGCACCCGCAGACTGCCGAGTCCCTGCGCGCGGCCCTGTTCACCCCGGGACCGTACGAGTTGAGGCCCGCCGAGCGGTGGCGTGACATCGACCGGGACTGGGCGGACCCGGCGACCTTCGACGCGGAGCCGGAGACCCGGCCCGGGTCCGGCTGGACCTGGGTGAACCCCGGCCGGGTGATCGAGGGCCGCAGTTGGGGCGGCTGCCTGGAGATCCTCGCCTGGCTGCTGATGGCCGACCGGGAGATCGCGCGCGACCTGTCCGAGTACGACGGCGGTGTCCTGCTCCTGGAGACCTCCGAGGACATGCCGAGCGCCACGGAGGTCTTCCACACCCTGCGGAACATGGGCGAGCGGGGGCTGCTGGGGCGTTTCCCGGCCCTGCTGATGGGGCGGCCGAAGACATGGTCCTTCGAGCAGCCCAACACCCCCGAACAGGCTGCCCGTTACGCCGCGGACCAGCGCGAGGCCGTGCTGCGTGCCATGCGGACCTACGCCCCCGACGCCACGATCGTCTTCGACGTGGACTTCGGGCACACCGATCCGCAACTGGTGATCCCGTACGGCGGCACCGTGCGCGTGGACGGACCCGCCCGGCGTATCACGGTCACCTATTGA
- a CDS encoding MBL fold metallo-hydrolase has protein sequence MTYSGEVTVGGPADVHELKDLMITKIAVGPMNNNAYLLRCRATDEQLLIDAANEADTLLGMIGGDGIASVVTTHRHGDHWQALAEVVAATGARTYAGREDAEGIPVRTDVPVDDGDTIRVGHVELTARHLVGHTPGSIALVYDDPHGHPHVFTGDCLFPGGVGNTHKDPKAFARLIHDVETKIFGALPDETWVYPGHGNDTSLGAERPHLPEWHARGW, from the coding sequence ATGACGTACAGCGGAGAGGTGACGGTCGGCGGACCGGCCGATGTGCACGAGCTCAAGGACCTGATGATCACGAAGATCGCGGTGGGTCCGATGAACAACAACGCCTATCTGCTGCGCTGCCGGGCCACGGACGAGCAGTTGCTGATCGACGCCGCGAACGAGGCGGACACGCTGCTCGGCATGATCGGTGGCGACGGTATCGCGTCCGTCGTCACCACCCACCGGCACGGCGATCACTGGCAGGCGCTCGCCGAGGTCGTGGCGGCCACCGGCGCCCGCACCTACGCGGGCCGGGAGGACGCCGAGGGCATCCCCGTGCGGACCGATGTGCCGGTCGACGACGGCGACACCATCCGGGTGGGGCACGTGGAACTCACCGCGCGCCACCTGGTCGGGCACACGCCCGGTTCGATCGCCCTCGTCTACGACGACCCGCACGGGCACCCCCATGTGTTCACCGGGGACTGCCTGTTCCCCGGCGGTGTGGGCAACACCCACAAGGACCCGAAGGCGTTCGCCCGCCTCATCCACGACGTCGAGACCAAGATCTTCGGCGCCCTCCCGGACGAGACGTGGGTCTACCCCGGGCACGGCAACGACACGTCCCTGGGCGCGGAGCGCCCGCACCTGCCGGAGTGGCACGCGCGCGGGTGGTGA
- a CDS encoding YceI family protein: MTNDTATTVLPLAPGQWALDPFHSSVNFTVRHLGIAKVRGRFERLEAELFVGEQVEDVRVSATVDLASIDTGNPDRDAHVRASDLLDVEKRPTMTYRSTRVSGEGEDWAMEGELTIGDVTRPVTFAVEFGGLVDVPMDGSRHAGFEATGEIRRSDFGLDFAPGLLGDVVKIQLDMQFVEPKKA; the protein is encoded by the coding sequence ATGACGAATGACACCGCCACCACCGTCCTGCCTCTGGCTCCCGGTCAGTGGGCCCTCGATCCGTTCCACTCGTCCGTCAACTTCACCGTCCGGCATCTGGGCATCGCCAAGGTGCGGGGGCGTTTCGAGCGGCTGGAGGCCGAACTGTTCGTCGGGGAGCAGGTCGAGGACGTGCGGGTCTCCGCAACGGTCGACCTGGCCTCGATCGACACCGGCAACCCCGACCGGGACGCGCACGTCCGTGCCTCCGATCTGCTCGATGTGGAGAAGCGCCCGACGATGACGTACCGCTCGACGCGGGTGTCGGGCGAGGGCGAGGACTGGGCCATGGAGGGCGAGCTGACGATCGGCGACGTGACCCGCCCGGTGACGTTCGCCGTGGAGTTCGGTGGGCTGGTCGACGTGCCCATGGACGGCAGCCGACATGCCGGGTTCGAGGCGACGGGCGAGATCCGGCGGAGCGACTTCGGGCTGGACTTCGCCCCGGGTCTGCTCGGCGACGTGGTCAAGATCCAGCTCGACATGCAGTTCGTGGAGCCGAAGAAGGCCTGA
- a CDS encoding LacI family DNA-binding transcriptional regulator has product MATMADVARSAGVSVATVSHVLNGTRPVLPHTRQAVLDAVEELGYTTNTLARSLVTARTRSIGLAVSAISNPYFTEILQGVEAAALEAGYSLLIADPHDDPEHERKVVQLLHERRVDGMIVAPSADPRGLLAYLERHDVPAVFLDRLVDAPGTDGGPRFDQVCADNAEPMSRLVTHLAGLGHRRIGLVAGRPGLSTTSERITGYRSGLAFAGLACDERLLVHGDSESAGAGQATEALLSLGVPPTALVTGNNAMTIGALRALSARGLSVPGDIALCCFDDFAWADLFSPRLTAIAQPGKDIGARAVRVLLERLAEPGRPARTVRLPCTFVHRTSCGCPSPSEEGIPS; this is encoded by the coding sequence ATGGCGACCATGGCCGACGTCGCGCGGAGCGCGGGTGTCTCCGTGGCGACGGTCTCGCATGTGCTGAACGGCACCCGGCCGGTGCTGCCGCACACCCGCCAGGCGGTTCTGGACGCCGTGGAGGAGCTCGGCTACACCACGAACACGCTGGCCCGTTCCCTGGTGACGGCCCGCACCCGTTCCATCGGGCTGGCGGTGTCGGCGATCAGCAACCCGTACTTCACGGAGATCCTCCAGGGCGTCGAGGCCGCCGCGCTGGAGGCCGGCTACAGCCTGCTGATCGCCGATCCGCACGACGACCCGGAGCACGAGCGCAAGGTCGTCCAGCTGCTGCACGAGCGCCGGGTGGACGGCATGATCGTGGCGCCCTCGGCCGATCCGCGCGGGCTGCTCGCCTACCTGGAGCGGCACGACGTGCCTGCCGTGTTCCTGGACCGGCTGGTGGACGCGCCGGGCACGGACGGCGGTCCGCGTTTCGACCAGGTGTGCGCCGACAACGCCGAGCCGATGTCCCGGCTGGTCACCCATCTCGCCGGGCTCGGTCACCGGCGGATCGGGCTGGTGGCGGGGCGGCCGGGGCTCAGCACCACGAGCGAGCGGATCACCGGTTACCGCAGCGGCCTGGCCTTCGCGGGGCTGGCGTGCGACGAGCGGCTGCTGGTGCACGGCGACTCGGAGTCGGCCGGCGCCGGGCAGGCCACCGAGGCCCTGCTGTCCCTCGGAGTGCCTCCCACCGCCCTCGTCACCGGCAACAACGCCATGACCATCGGGGCGCTGCGCGCCCTGAGCGCACGCGGCCTGTCCGTGCCGGGCGACATCGCGCTGTGCTGCTTCGACGATTTCGCCTGGGCGGATCTGTTCTCGCCCCGGCTCACCGCGATCGCGCAGCCCGGCAAGGACATCGGCGCACGGGCCGTCCGTGTGCTCCTGGAGCGTCTCGCCGAGCCGGGCCGGCCCGCCCGGACCGTGCGCCTGCCCTGCACCTTCGTCCACCGCACGTCGTGCGGCTGCCCCAGCCCGTCCGAGGAAGGAATCCCGTCGTGA
- a CDS encoding carbohydrate kinase family protein, which translates to MIVVAGEALIDLVPQGTGALAALQPALGGGPFNTAVALGRLGSDAAFCSRVSEDAFGEALLDRLRETGVDVSSVQRGPEPTTLAVATVGADGSAAYSFYVDGTADRLFAAPSALPSGARAISFGTCSLVLEPGASAYEELMRRAAGQGVFTALDPNIRAGLIPDADAYRVRFKSWLPSVSLLKLSEEDAAWLGGTPREWLAAGPAAVVITRGGDGLTAFTADGGEYAVPGEHVEVVDTIGAGDTVNAALLHGLAVRDALSARALGELGPGGWTDLLGFAARAAAVTCSRAGAEPPYAHELAG; encoded by the coding sequence GTGATCGTCGTCGCCGGTGAGGCACTGATCGACCTGGTACCGCAGGGCACGGGTGCCCTGGCGGCGCTGCAGCCGGCGCTCGGCGGCGGCCCGTTCAACACGGCCGTGGCGCTGGGCCGCCTCGGCTCCGACGCCGCCTTCTGCTCCCGGGTTTCGGAGGACGCCTTCGGGGAGGCCCTGCTGGACCGGCTGCGTGAGACCGGCGTCGACGTGTCCTCGGTCCAGCGCGGCCCCGAGCCCACGACCCTCGCCGTCGCCACGGTCGGCGCGGACGGTTCGGCGGCGTACTCCTTCTACGTCGACGGGACGGCGGACCGGCTGTTCGCGGCGCCCTCCGCGCTGCCGTCCGGCGCCCGGGCGATCTCCTTCGGCACGTGCTCGCTGGTGCTGGAGCCGGGGGCGAGCGCGTACGAGGAGCTGATGCGCCGGGCGGCCGGGCAGGGCGTGTTCACCGCGCTGGACCCGAACATCAGGGCCGGTCTGATCCCGGACGCGGACGCCTACCGGGTTCGGTTCAAGAGCTGGCTGCCGTCGGTGTCACTGCTGAAGTTGTCCGAGGAGGACGCCGCGTGGCTGGGCGGCACGCCCCGGGAGTGGCTGGCGGCCGGTCCGGCGGCGGTCGTGATCACCCGGGGCGGCGACGGGCTGACCGCCTTCACCGCCGACGGCGGCGAGTACGCGGTGCCGGGCGAACACGTGGAGGTCGTGGACACGATCGGCGCGGGCGACACGGTCAACGCGGCGCTGCTGCACGGGCTCGCGGTACGCGACGCCCTCAGCGCCCGCGCGCTCGGCGAACTGGGCCCCGGGGGCTGGACGGACCTGCTGGGCTTCGCGGCCCGTGCGGCGGCGGTAACCTGCTCGCGGGCCGGGGCGGAACCGCCGTACGCGCACGAGCTGGCGGGGTGA
- the aroQ gene encoding type II 3-dehydroquinate dehydratase produces MPRTLAHAPIMILNGPNLNLLGQRQPEIYGSDTLADVEALCVKAAAAHGGTVDFRQSNHEGELVDWIHEARLNHCGIVINPGAYSHTSVAILDALNTCDGLPVLEVHISNIHQRESFRHHSYVSLRADGVIAGCGVQGYVFGVERVAALAGAGKADA; encoded by the coding sequence GTGCCCCGCACCCTGGCCCACGCCCCGATCATGATCCTCAACGGCCCCAACCTGAACCTGCTCGGCCAGCGTCAGCCGGAGATCTACGGCTCCGACACCCTCGCCGACGTCGAGGCCCTGTGCGTCAAGGCGGCGGCCGCGCACGGGGGCACGGTCGACTTCCGCCAGTCCAACCACGAGGGCGAGCTGGTCGACTGGATCCACGAGGCGCGGCTGAACCACTGCGGCATCGTGATCAACCCTGGTGCCTACTCGCACACCTCCGTCGCCATCCTGGACGCCCTCAACACGTGTGACGGCCTGCCGGTGCTGGAGGTCCACATCTCCAACATCCACCAGCGCGAGTCGTTCCGGCACCACTCCTATGTCTCGCTGCGCGCCGACGGGGTCATCGCGGGCTGCGGGGTGCAGGGGTACGTGTTCGGCGTGGAGCGCGTCGCGGCGCTGGCGGGGGCGGGCAAGGCGGACGCGTGA
- a CDS encoding helix-turn-helix domain-containing protein: MSDNELGTYLRTWREAVTPAEAGLPAGPRRRTPGLRRAELATLAGVSVEYLTRLEQGRDRNPSAQVLGALADALNLSLNDRILLRRLTKEADGGDPLVCAAAPSLSSAARPTVRAVLDHLEPAPALVVNWIGDVLAHTAGYERLVRPLGLLDDERPNLLRYLFTDERARSAYRDWDRVADDLVARLRHGVPLRDPYLAALADELTVTAGADFTDRFADLAMAPRRTGSQHIDHPEAGSLRLLHETLALPDEGQRLIIHLPADDATAAALDRLNGRRPGALRAVAMGETG; this comes from the coding sequence GTGAGCGACAACGAGTTGGGCACGTACCTGCGCACCTGGCGTGAAGCCGTCACCCCGGCCGAAGCGGGTCTGCCCGCAGGCCCCCGGCGCCGCACCCCGGGCCTGAGGCGCGCCGAGCTGGCCACGCTCGCCGGCGTCAGCGTCGAGTACCTCACCCGGCTGGAACAGGGCCGCGACCGCAACCCCTCCGCCCAGGTGCTGGGCGCCCTCGCCGACGCCCTGAACCTCTCCCTCAACGACCGGATACTGCTGCGCCGCCTCACCAAGGAAGCGGACGGCGGCGATCCGCTGGTCTGCGCCGCGGCCCCGTCACTCAGCAGCGCGGCGCGCCCCACCGTACGGGCCGTGCTGGACCACCTGGAGCCGGCTCCCGCACTGGTGGTCAACTGGATCGGCGACGTCCTCGCCCACACGGCCGGGTACGAGCGGCTCGTCCGCCCCCTCGGCCTGCTCGACGACGAGCGGCCCAACCTGCTCCGGTACCTGTTCACCGACGAACGGGCCCGCAGCGCCTACCGCGACTGGGACAGGGTGGCCGACGACCTCGTCGCCCGGCTCCGGCACGGGGTCCCGCTGCGGGACCCCTACCTCGCCGCGCTGGCCGACGAACTGACGGTGACGGCGGGCGCGGACTTCACCGACCGGTTCGCCGACCTGGCCATGGCACCCCGGCGGACGGGCTCCCAGCACATCGACCACCCGGAGGCCGGTTCCCTGCGGCTGCTGCACGAGACGCTCGCGCTCCCCGACGAGGGGCAGCGGCTCATCATCCACCTGCCCGCGGACGACGCCACGGCCGCCGCCCTGGACCGCCTCAACGGCCGCCGCCCGGGTGCCCTGCGGGCGGTCGCGATGGGGGAGACCGGCTGA
- a CDS encoding MFS transporter → MPRLAAASLAGTAIEFYDFFVYGTAAALILGPLFFPTFSPVAGTLAAFATFGVGFVARPLGSVLFGHIGDRRGRRPVLVASLLLTGASTVAVGCVPTYGSIGVAAPLLLLVLRFLQGLGLGGEWGGAVLLAVEHAPAERRVLWSSFPQVGPAVGFLLANGVVLGLSSTLTEAQFAAWGWRVPFWAAGVLAVAGLWLRSSLTESPSFLQIDDHARVPLAEVVRDHWRLLLLTGGGLSIGYAIFYAVTTWSLAYGTERLGVSRSVMLTCIMGAVLVKGALTPLVALLGDRYGRRPLCLAGCAAAALWMFPMVALLATGAPMPMFLGFLGAMLAFITMFAVIAAYLPELYEPRVRCTGAAVGYNLGGVVGGALTPIVATALAEQGGRVPWAVAAYLTAIALFSLGCFALLPETRPVRVSAAAEAAAG, encoded by the coding sequence ATGCCGCGCCTCGCGGCCGCCTCACTCGCCGGCACGGCCATCGAGTTCTACGACTTCTTCGTCTACGGCACCGCGGCGGCCCTGATCCTGGGGCCGCTGTTCTTCCCGACCTTCTCCCCGGTGGCCGGGACACTGGCCGCCTTCGCCACCTTCGGTGTGGGGTTCGTGGCCCGGCCGCTCGGGTCGGTGCTGTTCGGGCACATCGGGGACCGGCGCGGGCGGCGACCGGTCCTCGTCGCCTCCCTGCTGCTGACAGGGGCGTCCACGGTCGCGGTCGGCTGCGTGCCGACGTACGGGTCGATCGGCGTGGCCGCCCCTTTGCTGCTCTTGGTGCTGCGTTTCCTCCAGGGGCTGGGGCTCGGCGGGGAGTGGGGCGGGGCGGTGCTGCTGGCCGTGGAGCACGCGCCGGCCGAACGGCGCGTGCTGTGGTCGAGCTTCCCGCAGGTCGGGCCCGCGGTGGGGTTCCTGCTCGCCAACGGTGTGGTGCTGGGGCTGTCCTCGACGCTGACGGAGGCGCAGTTCGCCGCGTGGGGGTGGCGGGTGCCGTTCTGGGCCGCGGGGGTGCTGGCCGTCGCGGGGCTGTGGCTGCGGTCGTCGCTCACCGAGAGCCCCAGCTTCCTCCAGATCGACGACCACGCGCGCGTGCCGCTCGCCGAGGTCGTCCGCGACCACTGGCGGCTCCTGCTGCTGACCGGCGGGGGACTCTCGATCGGCTACGCGATCTTCTACGCCGTGACGACCTGGTCCCTCGCCTACGGGACGGAGCGGCTCGGGGTGAGCCGCAGCGTCATGCTCACCTGCATCATGGGCGCGGTGCTCGTGAAGGGCGCTCTCACCCCGCTGGTGGCGCTGCTCGGTGACCGCTACGGCCGGCGGCCGCTGTGCCTGGCCGGGTGTGCGGCCGCCGCCCTGTGGATGTTCCCGATGGTCGCGCTCCTCGCCACCGGGGCGCCGATGCCGATGTTCCTCGGCTTCCTCGGGGCGATGCTCGCGTTCATCACGATGTTCGCCGTGATCGCCGCCTATCTGCCGGAGCTGTACGAGCCGCGGGTGCGCTGCACCGGCGCCGCCGTCGGCTACAACCTCGGCGGGGTCGTCGGAGGCGCGCTCACACCGATCGTGGCGACCGCCCTGGCCGAGCAGGGCGGACGGGTGCCGTGGGCTGTGGCCGCCTATCTCACGGCGATCGCGCTGTTCAGCCTGGGGTGCTTCGCATTGCTGCCGGAGACGCGTCCGGTGCGGGTGAGTGCGGCCGCGGAGGCCGCCGCGGGGTGA
- the uvrA gene encoding excinuclease ABC subunit UvrA, whose product MADRLIVRGAREHNLKNVSLDLPRDSLIVFTGLSGSGKSSLAFDTIFAEGQRRYVESLSSYARQFLGQMDKPDVDFIEGLSPAVSIDQKSTSRNPRSTVGTITEVYDYLRLLFARIGKPHCPECARPIARQSPQAIVDRVLELPEGSRFQVLSPLVRERKGEFVDLFADLQTKGYSRARVDGETIQLSNPPTLKKQEKHTIEVVVDRLTVKDGAKRRLTDSVETALGLSGGMVVLDFVDLPEDDPERERMFSEHLYCPYDDLSFEELEPRSFSFNSPFGACPDCTGIGTRMEVDPELIVPDPDKSLDEGAIHPWSHGHTKDYFGRLIGALADALGFRTDIPFGGLPQRAKKALLHGHKTQVEVRYRNRYGRERRYTTAFEGAVPFVKRRHSEAESDSSRERFEGYMREVPCPTCSGTRLKPIVLAVTIMDKSIAEVSAMSISDCADFLGELKLTARDKKIAERVLKEVNERLRFLVDVGLDYLSLNRAAGTLSGGEAQRIRLATQIGSGLVGVLYVLDEPSIGLHQRDNHRLIETLVRLRDMGNTLIVVEHDEDTIKMADWVVDIGPGAGEHGGKVVHSGSLKELLANDESQTGQYLSGKKAIPLPDIRRPLDPSRQLTVHGARENNLQDIDVSFPLGVFTAVTGVSGSGKSTLVNDILYTHLARELNGARSVPGRHTRVDGDDLVDKVVHVDQSPIGRTPRSNPATYTGVFDHIRKLFAETTEAKVRGYLPGRFSFNVKGGRCENCAGDGTIKIEMNFLPDVYVPCEVCHGARYNRETLEVHYKGKSIAEVLNMPIEEATAFFEAVPAIARHLNTLKDVGLGYVRLGQAATTLSGGEAQRVKLASELQKRSTGRTVYVLDEPTTGLHFEDISKLLTVLSGLVDKGNTVIVIEHNLDVIKTADWIVDMGPEGGAGGGLVVAEGTPEQVAGVPASHTGKFLREILGADRVSDASSVKAPRKTAARKTAARKTVAAKTASPRKTATKAVDSTAAKKTAAKTTKAAAKKTTRASKG is encoded by the coding sequence GTGGCCGACCGTCTCATCGTTCGTGGAGCGCGCGAGCACAACCTCAAGAACGTCTCGCTCGACCTCCCGCGCGACTCGCTCATCGTCTTCACGGGCCTGTCGGGGTCGGGCAAGTCCTCGCTGGCCTTCGACACCATCTTCGCGGAGGGCCAGCGGCGCTACGTGGAGTCGCTCTCCTCGTACGCCCGGCAGTTCCTCGGCCAGATGGACAAGCCGGACGTCGACTTCATCGAGGGCCTGTCCCCGGCCGTCTCGATCGACCAGAAGTCGACCTCGCGCAACCCGCGCTCCACGGTCGGCACCATCACCGAGGTCTACGACTACCTGCGTCTGCTCTTCGCGCGCATCGGCAAGCCGCACTGCCCCGAGTGCGCCCGCCCGATCGCGCGCCAGTCGCCCCAGGCCATCGTCGACCGGGTCCTCGAGCTGCCCGAGGGCAGCCGCTTCCAGGTGCTGTCACCGCTGGTGCGCGAGCGCAAGGGCGAGTTCGTCGACCTCTTCGCCGACCTCCAGACCAAGGGCTACTCCCGCGCGCGGGTGGACGGCGAGACGATCCAGCTGTCGAACCCGCCCACGCTGAAGAAGCAGGAGAAGCACACCATCGAGGTGGTCGTCGACCGCCTCACGGTCAAGGACGGCGCCAAGCGCCGCCTCACCGACTCCGTCGAGACCGCCCTCGGTCTGTCCGGCGGCATGGTCGTGCTCGACTTCGTCGACCTCCCCGAGGACGACCCCGAGCGCGAGCGCATGTTCTCGGAGCACCTGTACTGCCCGTACGACGACCTGTCCTTCGAGGAGCTCGAGCCCCGCTCCTTCTCCTTCAACTCGCCCTTCGGCGCCTGCCCGGACTGCACCGGCATCGGCACGCGCATGGAGGTCGACCCCGAGCTGATCGTCCCGGACCCGGACAAGAGCCTCGACGAAGGCGCCATCCACCCCTGGTCGCACGGTCACACCAAGGACTACTTCGGCCGCCTCATCGGCGCCCTCGCCGACGCGCTGGGCTTCCGCACGGACATCCCCTTCGGAGGCCTGCCGCAGCGCGCCAAGAAGGCCCTGCTCCACGGCCACAAGACCCAGGTGGAGGTCCGCTACCGCAACCGCTACGGCCGGGAGCGCCGGTACACCACGGCCTTCGAGGGCGCCGTCCCGTTCGTCAAGCGCCGGCACAGCGAGGCCGAGAGCGACTCCAGCCGGGAGCGCTTCGAGGGCTACATGCGCGAGGTGCCCTGCCCGACCTGCTCGGGCACGCGCCTGAAGCCGATCGTCCTCGCGGTCACCATCATGGACAAGTCCATCGCCGAGGTCTCCGCGATGTCGATCAGCGACTGCGCGGACTTCCTGGGCGAGCTGAAGCTCACCGCCCGCGACAAGAAGATCGCCGAGCGCGTGCTGAAGGAGGTCAACGAGCGGCTGCGGTTCCTGGTCGACGTCGGCCTGGACTACCTCTCCCTGAACCGCGCGGCCGGCACCCTGTCCGGCGGCGAGGCCCAGCGCATCCGCCTCGCCACTCAGATCGGCTCCGGCCTCGTCGGCGTCCTGTACGTCCTCGACGAGCCGTCCATCGGCCTGCACCAGCGCGACAACCACCGGCTGATCGAGACCCTGGTCCGGCTGCGCGACATGGGCAACACGCTCATCGTCGTCGAGCACGACGAGGACACGATCAAGATGGCCGACTGGGTCGTCGACATCGGTCCCGGCGCCGGTGAGCACGGCGGCAAGGTGGTGCACAGCGGCTCCCTGAAGGAGCTCCTCGCCAACGACGAGTCGCAGACCGGTCAGTACCTGTCCGGCAAGAAGGCCATCCCGCTGCCCGACATCCGTCGCCCGCTGGACCCCTCCCGGCAGCTCACGGTGCACGGTGCCCGGGAGAACAACCTCCAGGACATCGACGTCTCGTTCCCCCTGGGTGTGTTCACCGCCGTCACCGGCGTGTCCGGCTCCGGCAAGTCGACGCTGGTCAACGACATCCTCTACACGCACCTGGCCCGCGAGCTCAACGGCGCCCGGAGCGTGCCCGGGCGGCACACGCGTGTCGACGGCGACGACCTCGTCGACAAGGTCGTGCATGTGGACCAGTCGCCCATCGGCCGCACCCCGCGCTCCAACCCGGCCACGTACACCGGCGTCTTCGACCACATCCGCAAGCTGTTCGCCGAGACCACCGAGGCGAAGGTCCGCGGTTACCTGCCCGGCCGCTTCTCCTTCAACGTCAAGGGCGGCCGCTGCGAGAACTGCGCGGGCGACGGCACCATCAAGATCGAGATGAACTTCCTCCCGGACGTCTACGTCCCGTGCGAGGTCTGCCACGGTGCCCGGTACAACCGGGAGACCTTGGAGGTCCACTACAAGGGCAAGTCCATCGCCGAGGTCCTGAACATGCCGATCGAGGAGGCCACGGCGTTCTTCGAAGCGGTCCCCGCGATCGCCCGGCACCTCAACACGCTGAAGGACGTCGGCCTCGGCTACGTCCGCCTCGGCCAGGCCGCGACCACCCTGTCCGGCGGTGAGGCGCAGCGCGTGAAGCTCGCCAGCGAGCTGCAGAAGCGCTCCACCGGCCGCACGGTCTACGTCCTCGACGAGCCGACCACCGGTCTGCACTTCGAGGACATCAGCAAGCTGCTGACGGTCCTGTCCGGGCTGGTCGACAAGGGCAACACGGTCATCGTCATCGAGCACAACCTCGACGTGATCAAGACGGCCGACTGGATCGTCGACATGGGTCCCGAAGGAGGTGCCGGCGGTGGCCTGGTCGTCGCCGAGGGCACGCCCGAGCAGGTGGCCGGGGTCCCCGCCAGCCACACCGGCAAGTTCCTGCGGGAGATCCTCGGCGCCGACCGCGTCAGCGACGCGTCCTCGGTGAAGGCGCCACGCAAGACGGCGGCCCGCAAGACAGCGGCCCGTAAGACGGTCGCCGCCAAGACGGCGTCGCCCCGCAAGACCGCCACCAAGGCGGTCGACAGCACGGCCGCCAAGAAGACGGCGGCCAAGACCACCAAGGCCGCCGCGAAGAAGACGACCCGGGCCAGCAAGGGCTGA